A window of Ammospiza nelsoni isolate bAmmNel1 chromosome 19, bAmmNel1.pri, whole genome shotgun sequence contains these coding sequences:
- the LOC132081949 gene encoding cytochrome c oxidase assembly protein COX11, mitochondrial has protein sequence MALCGRGWARCARGLRLGALPRPGLCGTRGVRGSNPFTRQQEEEWRRRNRSTVGYIAAAAVGMVGLSYAAVPLYRLYCQATGLGGTAGTGGDPERIERMEPVRDRLIRVTFNADTHASIQWNFKPQQSEIYVVPGETALAFYKAKNPTDKPIIGISTYNVVPFEAGQYFNKIQCFCFEEQRLNPQEEVDMPVFFYIDPEFAEDPKMAKVDLITLSYTFFEAKEGQKLPLPGYQ, from the exons ATGGCGCTGTGCGGGCGGGGCTGGGCGCGCTGTGCCCGCGGGCTGCGGCTCGGGGCCTTGCCCCGGCCCGGGCTCTGCGGGACCCGCGGCGTGCGGGGCTCCAACCCCTTCACccggcagcaggaggaggagtggCGGCGCCGGAACCGCTCGACCGTGGGCTACATCGCGGCGGCGGCCGTGGGCATGGTGGGGCTGTCGTACGCGGCCGTGCCGCTCTACCGCCTCTATTGCCAG GCCACGGGGCTCGGCGGGACGGCGGGCACGGGGGGCGACCCGGAGCGGATCGAGCGCATGGAGCCCGTGCGGGACCGGCTCATCAGGGTCACGTTCAACGCCGACACGCACGCCAGCATCCAGTGGAACTTCAAACCGCAGCAGAGCGAGATCTAC GTGGTACCAGGAGAGACTGCACTGGCATTTTATAAAGCAAAAAATCCTACTGACAAACCAATAATTGGAATTTCCACCTACAACGTTGTCCCCTTTGAAGCAGGACAGTATTTCAATAAAATACAA tgtttttgttttgaagaaCAGAGGCTAAATCCTCAGGAGGAAGTGGACATGCCTGTCTTTTTCTACATTGACCCAGAGTTTGCAGAGGACCCTAAAATGGCTAAAGTTGATTTGATTACTCTCTCTTACACCTTCTTTGAAGCAAAGGAAGGACAGAAGTTGCCACTTCCTGGCTATCAGTAA